The Acidobacteriota bacterium genome has a window encoding:
- a CDS encoding HypC/HybG/HupF family hydrogenase formation chaperone translates to MCLAIPMRLVEKDGWEGTVELNGVRRSVSLMLLEDAEVGDHVLIHAGYAIGKVDEEEARLTLEGLERIAASLESEGP, encoded by the coding sequence ATGTGCCTGGCCATTCCCATGCGGCTCGTGGAGAAGGACGGTTGGGAGGGCACCGTGGAGCTGAACGGGGTGCGGCGCTCCGTGTCCCTGATGCTGCTGGAGGATGCGGAAGTGGGGGACCACGTCCTCATCCATGCGGGATACGCCATCGGAAAGGTGGACGAGGAGGAGGCGCGGCTCACGTTGGAAGGGCTGGAGCGGATCGCCGCGAGCCTGGAGTCGGAGGGCCCGTGA
- the hypF gene encoding carbamoyltransferase HypF, which yields MPLRLCYPALRMDVKRRRIRCRGFVQGVGFRPTVYRLAVAAGLSGWVLNGPDGVVLEIEGPGEEVESFAGRLRAALPPLARLDEVAEREVAPLGAEGFRILESEQGPRRRALVPPDAALCGDCRRDMDEPENRRHRFPFTTCTNCGPRFTLARSLPYDRERTSMACFPLCPDCRKEYEDPGDRRFHAEPVSCPECGPRLWLTDGEGRTQAEGQAALEKARMALAEGAIVAVKGLGGFHLACRADREESVARLRRRKARPTKPFAVMVRDARAAEKAARVAASDRALLASARAPILLVRKASPFPLAEGVAPGISDVGVMLPTTPLHVELFRDAPYDALVMTSGNLSDEPIALGNREALHRLGGLADLFLLHDRDVVRRTDDSVVRSAEDGAFVLRRSRGYVPEPLPLPRPAERPVLALGAHLQTTACLAAGEAAFLSQHVGDLDTDAARAFLREAAEGLEDFLECLPGVIAVDLHPDYASAWLGEEMARERGGRVVRVQHHAAHAAAVLSEHGRWPARGETALAVILDGTGFGPDGTSWGGEWLGVRGDGSWTRLAHLEPVSLVGGEAAVRQPWRVAVAALSTAGMAAELHRLPLWAIVEPGQARNVAALAGGGWPLASGAGRLFEAAGALLGLTAENGYEGEAAARLESLACRAWPAEPWDEVGLLRGGSFPRLPFAGLLAAAARRLMGGEDGARTAAGFHSTFCSLAADLALKAAPAGVRLAALGGGCLVNRLLREGLSATLSARGFEVLLPATVPPGDGGLAYGQAVLAHLQSEA from the coding sequence TTGCCGCTCCGCCTCTGCTACCCTGCCTTGCGCATGGACGTGAAGCGCAGGCGCATCCGGTGCCGGGGATTCGTGCAGGGCGTGGGCTTCCGGCCCACGGTGTACCGGCTTGCCGTCGCCGCAGGCCTCTCGGGCTGGGTTCTCAACGGCCCCGACGGAGTCGTCCTGGAAATCGAAGGTCCCGGCGAGGAGGTGGAGTCCTTCGCGGGCCGCTTGCGGGCCGCGCTTCCTCCTCTGGCCCGGCTCGACGAGGTGGCGGAGCGGGAGGTGGCCCCCCTGGGCGCGGAGGGCTTCCGCATCCTGGAGTCGGAGCAGGGGCCGAGGCGGCGCGCCCTGGTGCCTCCCGATGCGGCCCTCTGCGGCGACTGCCGCCGGGACATGGACGAGCCGGAGAACCGCCGCCACCGATTTCCCTTTACGACCTGCACGAACTGCGGCCCGCGATTCACCCTCGCCCGGTCTCTCCCCTACGACCGGGAGAGGACCTCCATGGCCTGCTTCCCCCTGTGTCCGGACTGCAGGAAGGAGTACGAGGATCCCGGCGACCGACGCTTCCACGCAGAGCCCGTCTCCTGTCCCGAGTGCGGCCCCCGGCTCTGGCTGACGGATGGGGAGGGGCGGACGCAGGCGGAGGGGCAGGCGGCCCTGGAGAAGGCCCGCATGGCCCTGGCTGAGGGCGCCATCGTGGCCGTCAAAGGACTCGGCGGCTTCCATCTCGCCTGCCGCGCCGACCGCGAGGAGTCCGTGGCTCGACTCAGGCGCCGCAAGGCCCGGCCCACCAAGCCCTTCGCCGTCATGGTTCGGGACGCCCGCGCGGCGGAGAAGGCCGCGCGCGTCGCGGCCTCCGACCGAGCCCTCCTCGCCTCGGCCCGCGCCCCCATCCTCCTCGTCCGCAAAGCCTCCCCCTTCCCTCTGGCCGAGGGGGTGGCTCCCGGCATCTCGGACGTCGGGGTGATGCTCCCCACCACGCCCCTTCACGTGGAACTCTTCCGGGATGCCCCCTACGACGCCCTCGTGATGACCTCGGGAAACCTCTCGGACGAACCCATCGCCCTGGGCAACCGGGAGGCCCTCCACCGGCTGGGAGGGCTGGCCGATCTCTTTCTGCTCCACGACCGGGACGTGGTCCGCCGGACGGACGACTCGGTGGTCCGGAGCGCGGAAGACGGGGCCTTTGTCCTCCGCCGGTCCAGGGGGTACGTGCCTGAACCGCTGCCCCTGCCCCGCCCCGCGGAACGTCCCGTCCTGGCCCTGGGCGCCCACCTGCAGACGACCGCCTGCCTCGCAGCCGGCGAGGCGGCCTTTCTCTCCCAGCACGTGGGCGACCTGGATACGGACGCCGCGCGGGCCTTCCTCCGCGAGGCCGCGGAAGGCCTGGAAGACTTCCTCGAATGCCTTCCCGGCGTGATCGCCGTGGACCTGCATCCCGACTACGCCAGCGCCTGGCTCGGCGAAGAGATGGCGCGGGAGCGGGGGGGGCGGGTCGTGCGGGTCCAGCACCACGCGGCCCACGCCGCCGCCGTCCTCTCGGAGCACGGGCGCTGGCCGGCCCGGGGCGAGACGGCTCTGGCGGTGATCCTGGACGGGACGGGTTTCGGCCCCGACGGCACCTCCTGGGGCGGCGAATGGCTTGGAGTTCGAGGCGACGGGTCCTGGACGAGGCTCGCCCACCTGGAGCCCGTGTCCCTGGTGGGAGGGGAGGCGGCCGTTCGCCAGCCCTGGCGCGTCGCGGTGGCGGCCCTCTCGACGGCGGGGATGGCCGCGGAGCTGCACCGCCTGCCCCTGTGGGCGATCGTGGAGCCCGGCCAGGCGAGAAACGTGGCGGCCCTGGCCGGGGGTGGGTGGCCTCTCGCCTCGGGGGCGGGCCGTCTTTTCGAAGCCGCGGGAGCCCTTCTTGGGCTCACCGCGGAGAACGGCTACGAGGGGGAGGCCGCGGCGCGCCTGGAGTCCCTGGCCTGTCGGGCCTGGCCGGCGGAGCCCTGGGACGAGGTCGGCCTCTTGAGGGGCGGTTCCTTTCCGCGCCTCCCCTTCGCGGGACTCCTGGCGGCGGCGGCCCGCCGGCTGATGGGCGGGGAAGACGGCGCGCGCACGGCGGCGGGGTTCCATTCGACCTTCTGCTCCCTCGCGGCGGACCTTGCCCTTAAGGCCGCGCCGGCGGGCGTCCGTCTGGCGGCCCTCGGCGGCGGGTGCCTGGTGAACCGGCTCTTGCGGGAAGGGCTCTCGGCCACCTTGTCCGCCCGCGGTTTCGAGGTCCTCCTGCCCGCGACCGTCCCCCCGGGGGACGGGGGCCTCGCCTACGGCCAGGCCGTCCTGGCCCACCTCCAGAGCGAAGCCTGA
- a CDS encoding ATP-binding protein: MKPDAAKPSADHPEYTLGAREAERLREAERAFLDRPQLSIRARIASGFLLCFLLVALTAAGSLGLLYGVKAKVRFLSASESLSGHLHVARSHFRDYFREGRGLAEARREAEAALDHYRENTVVLLAVAGPEDLSRVSRNLVRLSEALAEASSIERYGAWDPSLRDEVEGTLERESGQALELMDQLMTREAAQAGRLLSMAQILPFASLAILLLIIFWVAWILARTITLSLQRFHEYTRRISAGDFSPITPAKPYRDEFSDLALAVNRMLFELRAREAQVTRAGKLAALGTFTAGIAHELNNPLNNISITAEALLEECREGGDSRKARLLKSIYNEVQRADAIVRGLLDFTRDEPSPLAPLRLLDPVEGAADLLANEMALSSVVFDNRVPADLPPVRGDYDALRQLFFNLFLNAVQAMPKGGRLTVTAGPREGGGAWVEVTDEGSGIPAEALPHVFDPFFTTKERGKGTGLGLAICHGVVERHKGEIHVDSVPGRGTTVRLLFPPAPGPAEAAP; encoded by the coding sequence ATGAAGCCTGATGCGGCCAAGCCGTCGGCGGACCATCCCGAGTACACCCTCGGGGCCCGGGAGGCGGAGCGCTTGAGGGAGGCCGAGCGCGCCTTCCTGGACCGCCCCCAGCTTTCCATCCGGGCCCGGATCGCCTCGGGGTTTCTGCTGTGCTTTCTCCTCGTGGCCCTCACCGCCGCGGGAAGCCTCGGACTCCTGTACGGCGTCAAGGCCAAGGTCCGATTCCTGTCGGCCTCGGAGTCGTTGAGCGGACATCTCCACGTCGCACGGTCCCACTTCCGGGATTACTTCCGGGAGGGCCGGGGGCTTGCGGAGGCCCGAAGGGAAGCCGAAGCGGCCCTGGACCACTACCGCGAGAACACGGTGGTCCTCCTGGCCGTGGCCGGCCCGGAGGACCTCTCCCGGGTGAGCCGCAACCTCGTCCGCCTCTCGGAGGCTCTCGCGGAGGCCTCCTCCATCGAGAGGTACGGGGCCTGGGACCCGTCCCTGCGGGACGAGGTGGAAGGGACCTTGGAGAGGGAGAGCGGACAGGCCCTGGAACTCATGGACCAGCTCATGACCCGGGAGGCCGCACAAGCCGGACGCCTCCTGTCCATGGCCCAGATCCTTCCCTTCGCCTCCCTCGCCATCCTGCTCCTGATCATCTTCTGGGTGGCCTGGATCCTGGCCAGGACCATCACGCTGTCCCTCCAGCGGTTCCACGAGTACACCCGTCGCATTTCCGCCGGCGACTTCAGCCCCATCACCCCGGCCAAGCCTTACCGGGACGAGTTCTCCGACCTCGCCCTGGCGGTGAACCGGATGCTCTTCGAGCTGAGGGCACGGGAGGCCCAGGTGACTCGGGCCGGCAAGCTGGCGGCCCTGGGCACGTTCACGGCGGGCATCGCCCACGAGTTGAACAACCCCCTGAACAACATTTCCATAACGGCCGAAGCGCTCCTCGAGGAATGCCGCGAGGGCGGGGACTCGCGAAAAGCCCGCCTGCTCAAGTCCATCTACAACGAGGTCCAGCGCGCCGATGCCATCGTCAGGGGGCTCCTGGATTTCACGCGGGACGAACCCTCCCCTCTCGCTCCGCTGCGCTTGCTGGACCCCGTGGAGGGGGCCGCCGACCTGCTCGCCAACGAGATGGCGCTCTCCTCGGTGGTATTCGACAACCGGGTCCCCGCGGACCTCCCGCCTGTCCGAGGAGATTACGACGCCCTTCGCCAGCTCTTTTTCAACCTCTTTCTGAACGCCGTGCAGGCCATGCCGAAGGGGGGGAGGCTGACGGTGACGGCCGGGCCCCGCGAGGGCGGAGGGGCGTGGGTGGAGGTCACGGACGAGGGATCGGGCATCCCCGCCGAGGCGCTCCCCCACGTGTTCGATCCCTTTTTCACCACGAAGGAGCGCGGAAAGGGGACGGGCCTGGGCCTGGCCATCTGCCACGGAGTCGTCGAGCGGCACAAGGGCGAGATCCACGTGGACAGCGTCCCCGGGCGGGGGACCACCGTGCGGTTGCTCTTTCCTCCGGCCCCCGGCCCCGCGGAGGCCGCCCCATGA
- a CDS encoding response regulator translates to MTGGAPAVLVLDDEAIVVERLTEALSRAGAEVEGFTDGASALRALREKPFDVVVTDLKMRPPTGMDVILEVRRLRPEARTVVITGYADRETFEHMRRLGVSAFVAKPFRLKDVVDKVLAR, encoded by the coding sequence ATGACGGGGGGCGCACCGGCCGTGCTCGTGCTGGACGATGAGGCCATCGTGGTCGAGCGCCTCACGGAAGCGCTGTCCCGAGCCGGAGCGGAGGTGGAGGGGTTCACGGATGGAGCGTCGGCTCTGCGCGCCCTGCGGGAGAAACCCTTCGACGTCGTGGTAACGGACCTGAAGATGCGCCCCCCGACGGGAATGGACGTGATCCTCGAGGTGCGCCGCCTCCGCCCCGAAGCGCGAACCGTGGTCATCACGGGCTACGCGGACCGGGAGACCTTCGAGCACATGCGGCGCCTGGGCGTGTCCGCCTTCGTGGCCAAGCCCTTCCGGCTCAAGGACGTGGTGGACAAGGTCCTCGCTCGCTGA
- a CDS encoding TIGR02186 family protein — MRRAGLFWIGVCLAAALGAAARPLRVEVRPGQIAQGLLYGGVRLEVTGPAPDEGALVVLVEGEWRSEAHVRLGRTGPFWLPQGGVPVGEAPTLYLLASEGDLHQLLTGEERRREGLGLAPLRESLGAGAAVAHEAEEVLRVRSRSGRFSLADHGVERRNGTFSAGFDLPPRLEEGILNVKVFLCREGRVAEKSETRVPVRRTGLAAFLTAAARQAPALYGTGAALLALLLGAAVGAVFPRLQGH; from the coding sequence GTGAGGAGGGCCGGCCTCTTCTGGATCGGGGTGTGCCTAGCGGCCGCCCTCGGAGCCGCGGCCCGGCCCCTGCGCGTGGAGGTCCGCCCCGGCCAGATCGCCCAGGGACTCCTCTACGGAGGGGTCCGCTTGGAGGTCACGGGACCGGCCCCGGACGAAGGGGCGCTCGTGGTGCTCGTGGAGGGGGAATGGCGATCGGAGGCCCACGTCAGGCTCGGACGGACGGGACCCTTCTGGCTTCCGCAGGGCGGCGTTCCGGTGGGGGAGGCCCCGACCCTGTACCTCCTGGCCTCCGAGGGGGATCTCCATCAGCTCTTGACGGGGGAGGAACGGAGGCGGGAAGGGCTCGGGCTGGCCCCGCTGCGGGAGTCCCTGGGAGCGGGCGCGGCGGTTGCCCACGAGGCGGAGGAAGTCCTGCGGGTCCGGAGCCGATCGGGCCGGTTTTCCCTAGCAGATCACGGCGTGGAGCGCCGGAACGGGACCTTCTCCGCCGGCTTCGACCTTCCCCCGCGCCTGGAAGAGGGCATCCTCAACGTAAAGGTCTTTCTCTGCCGGGAGGGACGCGTGGCCGAAAAGTCGGAGACAAGAGTCCCCGTGCGCAGGACCGGTCTCGCCGCGTTCCTCACCGCCGCCGCGAGGCAAGCCCCCGCGCTCTACGGAACCGGGGCGGCCCTCCTGGCCCTCCTTCTGGGGGCCGCCGTCGGCGCGGTGTTTCCGCGTCTTCAAGGGCATTGA
- a CDS encoding sulfite exporter TauE/SafE family protein, with amino-acid sequence MTIFLPVAGLPMNLWLLVAAGGLAGFLSGLLGVGGGFILTPLLIMLGISPAVAAASDTNAIVGTSASGVLAHLRQGNVDFRMGLVLLAGGLLGGAGGTFWVRILRRSGNLDAVIVFLYVAFLGILGVVMFVEGLLARIRDREEEKGTVPTPGFLRALPFQASFPESGIRVSLLAPLALGALVGLLAAFMGVGGGFFLVPAMTFLLRMPMRVVVGTSLFQILFTAFGVTVLQASVNRTVDVVVALCLMVGSTVGAQAGAAVGRRLKGTELRVVFALLLLFLSLKMFDDLLTLPATFLTQGGGHP; translated from the coding sequence ATGACGATCTTCCTTCCGGTGGCCGGACTGCCCATGAACCTCTGGCTCCTCGTCGCGGCGGGAGGTCTCGCGGGGTTCCTCTCGGGCCTGCTGGGGGTGGGCGGCGGCTTCATCCTGACGCCTCTGCTCATCATGCTGGGGATCAGCCCGGCCGTGGCCGCCGCCTCCGACACCAACGCCATCGTGGGCACCAGCGCCTCCGGCGTGCTCGCCCACCTCCGCCAGGGCAACGTGGACTTCCGGATGGGGCTCGTTCTCCTCGCGGGAGGCCTCCTGGGCGGAGCGGGCGGAACCTTCTGGGTCCGGATTCTCCGCAGGAGCGGAAACCTGGACGCCGTCATCGTCTTCTTGTACGTGGCCTTCCTGGGAATCCTCGGCGTGGTGATGTTCGTGGAAGGGCTTCTGGCCCGGATCCGGGACCGGGAGGAGGAAAAGGGCACCGTTCCGACGCCCGGATTCCTGAGGGCTCTGCCCTTCCAGGCCTCCTTTCCCGAATCGGGGATTCGCGTCTCCCTTCTGGCCCCCCTCGCGCTCGGGGCGCTCGTCGGGCTCCTGGCGGCCTTCATGGGGGTGGGGGGCGGCTTCTTCCTCGTCCCGGCCATGACCTTCCTCCTGAGAATGCCCATGCGGGTGGTGGTGGGCACCAGCCTCTTCCAGATCCTCTTCACGGCCTTCGGGGTCACCGTCCTCCAGGCTTCGGTCAACCGGACCGTGGACGTCGTCGTGGCCCTGTGCCTCATGGTCGGGTCCACGGTCGGCGCCCAGGCCGGCGCCGCCGTGGGAAGAAGGCTCAAAGGAACGGAGCTCCGGGTCGTGTTCGCCCTGCTCCTCCTCTTCCTGTCCCTGAAGATGTTCGACGACCTCCTCACTCTCCCGGCCACCTTCCTGACCCAGGGGGGAGGCCACCCGTGA
- a CDS encoding HAMP domain-containing sensor histidine kinase: protein MFTARGARGTDAEGPAHGAGPDWEFEAARGALLGRPRVSIRLRLSVGLALCFLLCAAVVWTSQGARPASPAEADLANRVPLLLLALLFLAFVAIAFLFDRALMGPIRRFESYTSRVARGDFSPIGPTRWYRDEFTDLALAVNSMLRELEAQQNQMVQAAKLTTVGTLTSGIAHELNNPLNNIAITTEALMEDFKRLSEGEKWKLLQDIYFETERAGEIVKSLLDFTREERPESVPVSLAEVVESTRRLLHNEMDLSGVRFAAEIPEDLPTVRAAVNPLRQVFLNLFINAVHAMPRGGTLSVRAMRTDSERVCVDVTDTGTGIPAEVLPRIFDPFFTTKEPGKGTGLGLSVSLGILRKYGGEMRVVSEVGKGTTFHVCLPVMETSG, encoded by the coding sequence ATGTTCACCGCACGAGGTGCCCGCGGCACCGATGCGGAAGGCCCCGCCCACGGCGCAGGACCCGATTGGGAGTTCGAAGCGGCCAGGGGAGCCCTGTTGGGGCGCCCCAGGGTCAGCATCCGCCTGAGGCTCTCGGTGGGACTCGCCCTTTGCTTCCTCCTCTGCGCCGCCGTCGTGTGGACCTCGCAAGGCGCGCGTCCGGCCTCTCCTGCGGAAGCGGACCTCGCAAACCGGGTTCCCCTCCTGCTCCTCGCCCTGCTGTTCCTCGCCTTCGTGGCGATCGCGTTCCTTTTCGACCGGGCCCTCATGGGCCCCATCCGGCGCTTCGAGTCCTACACTTCGCGGGTGGCGCGGGGAGATTTCAGCCCGATCGGCCCCACGCGGTGGTATCGGGACGAGTTCACCGATCTCGCCCTGGCGGTGAATTCCATGCTCCGCGAGCTGGAAGCACAGCAAAACCAGATGGTTCAGGCCGCCAAGCTCACCACCGTGGGCACGCTCACGTCGGGCATCGCCCACGAGCTCAACAACCCGCTCAACAACATCGCCATCACGACGGAAGCCCTCATGGAGGACTTCAAACGGCTTTCCGAAGGGGAGAAATGGAAGCTCCTTCAGGACATTTACTTCGAGACCGAGAGGGCCGGCGAAATCGTCAAGAGCCTCCTCGACTTCACCCGGGAGGAGAGGCCGGAATCGGTTCCCGTGTCCCTGGCGGAGGTCGTGGAATCCACCCGGCGGCTTCTTCACAACGAGATGGACCTGTCGGGGGTGAGGTTCGCGGCGGAGATTCCGGAGGACCTGCCCACCGTGCGCGCCGCCGTGAATCCCCTTCGGCAGGTCTTCTTGAACCTCTTCATCAACGCGGTCCACGCCATGCCGCGGGGCGGAACTCTTTCCGTCCGGGCCATGAGAACCGACTCGGAGCGGGTCTGCGTCGACGTGACCGACACGGGCACGGGCATTCCGGCCGAAGTGCTTCCCCGAATCTTCGATCCCTTCTTCACGACCAAGGAACCGGGCAAGGGAACCGGCCTGGGGTTGAGCGTATCCCTGGGCATCCTGCGAAAGTACGGCGGGGAAATGCGCGTCGTCAGCGAAGTGGGCAAGGGAACTACGTTTCACGTGTGTTTGCCGGTGATGGAGACATCCGGTTGA
- a CDS encoding response regulator, with the protein MPNPEVVMAAQKRVMVLDDEPIVGERLKPALEKEGFEVEVFTDSERAVQRLAESPFHVLVTDLKMRGPSGMDVLRYVKETAPSTAVIVITGYATIETHHEAEAWGAAKFVPKPFKIQEIARLVREAAGPS; encoded by the coding sequence ATGCCGAACCCGGAGGTGGTCATGGCGGCCCAGAAGCGCGTGATGGTCCTGGACGACGAGCCCATCGTGGGCGAAAGATTGAAGCCGGCGCTGGAGAAGGAGGGCTTCGAGGTGGAGGTCTTCACCGACAGCGAAAGGGCCGTCCAGCGTCTCGCAGAATCACCTTTCCATGTGCTCGTTACGGACCTGAAAATGCGCGGCCCTTCGGGAATGGACGTTCTCCGCTACGTCAAGGAGACCGCCCCCTCCACGGCGGTGATCGTCATCACCGGCTACGCCACCATCGAGACGCACCACGAGGCCGAGGCGTGGGGCGCCGCGAAGTTCGTCCCGAAGCCCTTCAAGATTCAAGAAATCGCCCGACTCGTTCGGGAGGCCGCCGGCCCGTCCTGA
- a CDS encoding cytidylate kinase family protein, producing MTILMIAGLPFGGGERLAAGLAREIGWNLLTREEAISRLAEQDVHLGDLEVAASRGRISGPRFDYLRRRYLAGMTALLCEMWSRGPLVYYGRAGHRLLPGVRHVSRVGVFSPRSLRVERVQERLRLPSAKAEEFLTSVDRDIESWVRYVHGVAVQEADGFDLVLWTGRLSFRTALPILGALAVGAEFQPTEESRSRMRDLALESRILLDLTGEPCGLRVPVEVIARGGRIHVTLGRTGDAVLRKVRDYLRDSYPANPADVAIGRVLMPVAPVGRRLLRMSRLA from the coding sequence ATGACCATACTGATGATCGCGGGGCTCCCGTTTGGGGGGGGAGAACGCCTGGCCGCCGGCCTGGCCAGAGAAATCGGGTGGAATCTCCTTACGCGGGAGGAGGCCATCTCGCGCCTGGCGGAACAGGACGTGCACCTGGGGGATCTGGAGGTGGCGGCCTCCAGGGGCCGCATTTCCGGGCCCCGCTTCGATTACCTCCGGAGGCGTTATCTGGCAGGAATGACGGCCCTGCTTTGCGAAATGTGGTCCAGGGGTCCCCTGGTCTACTACGGTAGGGCGGGCCACAGGCTTCTGCCGGGAGTTCGGCATGTGTCCAGGGTCGGTGTGTTTTCCCCAAGAAGCCTCCGAGTGGAGCGTGTGCAGGAGCGGTTGAGGCTTCCGAGCGCCAAGGCCGAGGAGTTCTTGACCTCCGTGGATCGGGACATCGAATCGTGGGTCCGTTACGTCCATGGCGTCGCCGTCCAGGAAGCCGACGGCTTTGACCTGGTCCTCTGGACGGGAAGGCTCTCCTTCCGGACGGCCTTGCCCATTCTCGGCGCCCTCGCCGTCGGAGCGGAATTCCAACCCACGGAGGAGAGCCGCAGCCGGATGCGGGATCTTGCATTGGAATCCCGGATACTGCTCGACCTCACCGGAGAGCCCTGCGGCCTCCGCGTCCCCGTGGAAGTGATCGCCCGGGGCGGACGGATTCATGTCACGCTCGGGAGAACCGGAGACGCGGTTCTTCGGAAGGTGCGGGATTACCTCCGGGACAGCTATCCCGCAAACCCAGCCGACGTGGCCATCGGCCGAGTCCTCATGCCCGTCGCGCCCGTCGGACGAAGGTTGCTGAGGATGTCCCGGCTGGCTTGA